The following nucleotide sequence is from Aggregicoccus sp. 17bor-14.
AGCCGGGCATGGAGCTGGAGGTCGCGGCGCGCGAGGGGCGCTTCGAGGACGAGGGCTGGCGGGTGCGCAAGGACGGCACGCGCTTCTGGGCCAACGTGGTCATCACCGCGCTGCGCGACCCCGACGGGCGGCTGCGCGGCTACGGCAAGGTCACCCGCGACTTCACCGAGCGCAAGATGGCGGAGGAGGAGCTGCGCCAGAGCGAGGAGCGCTTCCGGCTCATCGTGGACAGCGTGCGCGACTACGCCATCTTCATGCTGGACCCGAAGGGGCACGTGGCCACCTGGAACCAGGGCGCCCAGCGCATCAAGGGCTACTCGGCGGACGAGATCATCGGCTCGCACTTCTCGCGCTTCTACCCGGCCGAGGACCTGGCCTGGGACAAGCCCGCGATGGAGCTCGAGGTGGCCACGCGCGAGGGGCGCTTCGAGGACGAGGGCTGGCGCATCCGCAAGGACGGCAGCCGCTTCTGGGCGAACGTCATCATCACGGCGCTGCGCGACAAGACGGGCGAGCTGCGCGGCTTCGCCAAGGTGACGCGCGACTTCACCGACCGCAAGCACGCCGAGGAGCAGCGCGAGCTGCACACGCTGCGCGAGGCCGTGCGCGCGCGCGACGAGTTCCTCTCCGTGGCGAGCCACGAGCTGAAGACCCCCCTCACCCCCATCCAGCTGAAGCTCTCCGGGCTGCTGCTCGCGCTGCACCGCAACCCGGGCGAGAGCCCGCCGGCCGCGCGCCTCGAGCGCGACCTGGAGATGGCCAACCGCCAGGTGCGCAAGCTCTCGGACCTCATCGAGGAGCTGCTCGACGTCTCGCGCATCAACTCGGGGCCCCTGCGCCTCGACCCCGCCCCCATGGAGCTCGGCGCGCTCGCGCGCGAGGTGGTGGCGCGCTACGCGCCGCAGGCCAGCGCCCTGGGCTCCAGCGTGGAGCTGCACTGCGAGGGACCCGTGCAGGGCACCTGGGACCGGCGCCGGCTCGAGCAGGTGGTGACGAACCTGCTCTCCAACGCCATCAAGTACGGCGCGGGCCAGCCCATCCGGGTGGAGGTGGCCCAGGAGGGCACGCAGGCCGTGCTGCGCGTGGCGGACCGGGGCATCGGCATCCTGCCGGAGCACCTGCCACGCATCTTCGACCGCTTCGTGCGCGGCGTGTCCGAGCGCAACTTCGGCGGCCTGGGGCTGGGGCTCTTCATCGCGCACCAGATCACCGAGGTGCACGGCGGCACCATCGAGGTGCAGAGCGCGCCGAACGAGGGCTCCACCTTCACCATGCGCCTGCCGCCGCGGCCGCCCCCGCCTGCCGTGATGTCCTCCAGCGCGGGCAGCTAGCGCAGCGCGTCCTGCGCCGCGGCCCGCAGGCCGGCGAGGTCTCTCAGCTCGATGCGCCCGTAGGTGAGCTGCACGAGGCCGCGCGCCTCCAGGTCCTTGAGGATCTGGTTCGTGGTCTGGCGCGAGAGCGCGAGCATCCGCGCGAGCTGCTCCTGGGACACGTCCAGCACGCGGCGCTCGCCCTCGCGCAGGCCGCCGTAGCCCTCGGCCATCAGCACCAGCCGGTGGGCGAGGCGCGCGGCGGAGGGCAGCAGCGAGAGGTCCTCGAGCGCGACGAAGGCGAGGCGCAGCTTGTGGCATAGGAGCAGCGCCAGCTCGCGCCACCACTCCGGGCGCTCGGCGAGCAGCGCGAGCAGCTCCGCCTGCGGGACCTGGAGCACGCGCGTGGCCCCTTCCGCCACGGCGTCGTGGGTGCGCGGCTGGCCGTCGAAGAGGGAGATCTCCCCGAACCAGGCAGGCGGCTCCACCAGCGTGAGCAGGGCCTCGCGCCCGCTCTCGCTCACCCCGCTCGCCCGGATGCTGCCCTCCAGCACGCAGTAGAGGCCGCAGGGCGGGTCTCCGCGCGAGAAGAGGCGCTCCCCTGCGCGCAGCGTGCGCACGCGGGCGAGGCTCAGCAGCGCCTCACGCAGGGGCTCCGGGAGGGCGCCGAACCAGCGGCCGGTGAGCAGCAGCGCTCGGGAGGCGTGCGGGCGCTCGTCGTTCATGAGGTCCCCCTGACTGTGTCGGGGTGGCGACAGACTCCGCGCTGGGGCACGGCCATGGTGGTGGCTCCCTCGTCTCCGTCTGCCCGGGAGCCCATGCCATGAAGACGCTCGTCGAGCACCTCGCAGGATACGCCGCCTACCACCGCGACCGGCGCAACATCGCCACCCACTTCATCGGCATCCCGATGATCGTGCTCGGCGTGCAGGTGCTGATGTCGCGCACGGCGCTCACGGTGGCGGGGCTGGCGCTCACCCCGGCGCTCGCGGCGAGCGCCGCCGCGCTCCTCTTCTACCTGCGGCTGGACCGCCGCTACGGCGCGGTGATGGCGCTGCTCCTCGGCCTGGGGCTGTGGGCGGCGAGCGGCGTCGCAGCGCAGGCGCACGCGACGTGGCTGGGCACGGGCCTGGGGCTCTTCGTCGTGGGCTGGGCGGCGCAGTTCGTCGGCCATGTTTTCGAGGGCCGCAAGCCCGCCTTCGTGGACGACCTGGTGGGCCTGCTGGTGGGCCCGCTCTTCGTCGCCGCGGAGGCCGGCTTCCTCCTCGGCCTGCGCACGGAGGTGCAGCGCGAGATCGAGGCCCGGCTGTCCCCGCTCCCCGCGGCAGGCAGGTAGTCAGCCGCAGCGAGGCCCCGCCTCCACGCGCACGAAGAACTCGAGCCGGTTGCCCGCGGGGTCGCGGGCAAAGAGCCGCCGCATCCCGATGACCGGCGAGCCCTCCTCCAGCGGCACCCCGGCATCCTCCAGGTGCTCGCGCAGGGCGTCCACGTCGCGCACCTCGAAGGCCACGTGGCGCTTGGACTCGGCGTTGCGCGGGGCGGGCTCGTGGGAGAGGTGCAGCTCGAGCGCGCCCAAGCGGAACCAGGCCCCGGGGCGGCGCTGACCCTCCGTGCGCGGGATCTCCTCCAGCCCGAGCAGCTGCCCGTAGAAGCGGCGGGCGGCCTCCACGTCATCCACCGAGAGGTTCACGTGTGAAATGCGCTTGAGCATGGGCCCGGCCTAGCACATCTAGTCGCCCCGCCATGTCGCCCGCCCGTCGCGCCCTCTTCCAGATCCACTTCTGCGTCCTGCTCTGGGGCTTCACGGCCATCCTCGGCAAGCTCATCACGCTGCGCGCGCTGAGCCTGGTGTGGTGGCGCATGTGGATCGTGACGGCGGCACTGCTGCTGGTGCCGCGGGTGTGGCGGGGCCTGCGCGCGATGTCCGGACGGCTGTGGCTCGCGTACGCGGGCGTGGGCGCGGTGGTGTCCCTGCACTGGCTGACGTTCTATGGGGCGATCAAGCTGGCCAACGCCTCGGTGGCGGCGACCTGCATCGCGCTCGCGCCGGTGTTCCTCGCGCTGGTGGAGCCCTACATCGCGGGGCGCAGGTTCGCGCCGCGCGAGCTCGTCCTGGGAGTCGCAGTAGTACCCGGCGTGGCGCTGGTGGTGGGCGGGCTCTCCCCGCAGATGCGCGTGGGCGCGCTGGTGGGCGCAGTGTCCGCACTGCTGGTGGCGGTGTTCAGCTCGCTCAACAAGCGGCTGGTGGAGCACGCGGATCCGCTGGTGGTCACCTGCGTGGAGATGGGCACCGGGGCCCTGTTCCTCACGCTGCTCACGCCCCTGATGCCGCGAGACCCGGGGGTGGCGCTCTTTCCCCTGCCGAGCGCGCACGACGCGGGGCTGCTCTTGCTGCTCGCCATCGGCTGCACGCTGGTGCCCTTCGCGCTCTCGCTCGTGGCGCTGCGCCACCTGAGCGCTTTCGGGGCGCAGCTCGTGGTGAACCTCGAGCCGGTGTACGCGATCCTCCTCGCCATCCCCCTGCTGGGCGAGCAGCGCGAGCTGGGGCCGAGCTTCTACGCGGGCGTGTGCATCATCCTGGGCGCGGTGTTCGCCGAGCCCCTGCTCGAGCGCGCCCGCAAGCGCCGCACGCCGGCCGCAGGGAGCACCGAGGGAAGCCAGCTCGGGCTGCGCGAGTAGCCTGCCTCAGAGCCGGTCCAGCGCGTCCTTCCCGATGGTGGGCGCCCAGGGCAGCAATTCGTACTGGGCAATCCCGCGCAGGGTGAAAGGATCACCGTCCCGGATGCGGTCGAGGCTCGCCTGCACGTCCCCATCCGGCACGCGCAGCAGCAAGGCCCCGCCGCTGCGAGGGTCAAAGGGCCCCGAGGCGAGCAACAGCCCCTTCTCGGCGAGCCCGCGCAGGTACGCGCGGTGTTCATCGACGACGAGGAGGACCTCTTCGAGGGGACGGCGGTAGCGCAGCAGGGCGAGGGCGTACATGGCGTGGGGAGATTCGCCCCATTCGTCGGACGCGTCACCCGTGAAGTGTCGACCGCGAAGCTGTGCGCGAGGGCAAGAGGAGTCGTCGCCTCGGGTGGGAATGGCTATTGCTTCCGAGGAGCCGGAGCCCTCGAGGAGAACGTCATGCCTTCAACCCTCATCCGTGTCGCGCTGCTGGAGCCGCAGGCGCTCGTGCGCGAGCTGCTGGTGATGCGGCTGCGCGCGGCAGGGATGCAGGTGGCCGTGGCGGAGGCGCACCCGGAGCGGCTGGACGTCGCGCTCGCGCACGCGCCGGCGGACGTGGCGCTGCTGTGCGTGCGCGCCGCGCCCGGCAGCGTGGAGCTGATCCGCGGACTGCAGGCGCGCCACCCGCGGATGCGGCTGCTCGTGGTGGCGCCGGACCCGGAGCCCGTCTTCATCGAGAGCGCGTGGGCGGCCGGCGCGCGCGGAGTGCTCTGCCGCCGCAACCACGGCCCCGCCGAGCTGCTGCGCGCCCTGCGCACGCTCGCGCGTGGTGAGGCTCGGCTGGGAAGCGAGCTGCCGCACGTGCCGCCCATCGTCGCGGCGCGCGGGGCCATGGGACTGCTGCCGAACTGAGCGCCCTCGAGCCGGGGCCACAAAAGACAAAGCCCCCGGAATCACTGAGGATTCCGAGGGCTTCCGATGGTCGGGGAGACAGGATTTGAACCTGCGACCCCTTGGTCCCGAACCAAGTGCTCTACCAGGCTGAGCCACTCCCCGATATCTCGCCGCGCCCCCTGGGTACGTCTCGGGTGGGGCGAGGCCGGGCGGATGTATCCGAGCCGCCCAGCGGAGTCAACGCTCCGCTCAGCCCTTTTCCTCCAGCCCGCCTGCCAGGGGGTCACACCTGCCTCCCTGGTCACCCTCGACCCCACCCCACCCCGGCCAGGTGCCTGGATTCACGGGCAGTCTCCGCGGCCCGGCGCTTGCTCTGTCAGCCAGGCGACTTTCTGTTGCGCCTCTTCCGGAGCCCTCCCCGTGGCCACTCGACCCCTGGTCCTCATCTCGGACGATGAGCCCCTCATCGTCTCCAGCTTTGCCCGCAATGCGCGGATGTTCGGCCTGGACGTCGTCTCCGACACGACCAGCGAGCGCGTCGTGGAGCTCGCGCGCCTGCACAAGCCCAAGGTCATCGTCCTGGACATCCACCAGCGCGTGGATGGCCGCGACCTGCTCGCCCGCCTGAAGCAGGACCCGGAGACCCGCGACTCCCACGTCATCGTGCTCACGGGCGTGGAGGACCAGTTCACCCGCCACGTGTGCTTCGACCTCGGCGCCGTGGACTACGAGGTGAAGCCCTTCGACTCCACCTTCCTGATGAAGGTGGCGCGGCTCGCCGGCGTGGACCCGTACGTGCCGCTCGCGGCGGCCCATGCGGCCCCGGGCCACACCGCGTAGCAGCCCGCTACTTCGAGGGACGAAGGCTCGCGATCGCCTTCGCGTAGTCCTTCGCGCCGAACACATACGAGCCCGCGACGAGCACGTCCGCGCCGGCCTCCACCACGCGCTTCGCGGTCTCGGCGTTGATGCCGCCGTCCACCTCGATGTGGGCCTTCACGCCGCGCGCATCCATCATGCCGCGCAGCCTGCGCACCTTGTCCACGGTGCTCTCGATGAAGCTCTGCCCGCCGAAGCCCGGGTTCACGCTCATCAGCAGCACCATGTCCACGTCCCCGAGTACCTCCTCCACCATCGCGAGGGGCGTGCTCGGGTTGAGCACCACTGCGGGGCGGGCGCCGGCCTGGCGGATCTGCTGCAGCGTGCGGTGCAGGTGCGGACAGGTCTCCGCGTGCACGGTGAGGATGTCCGCCCCGGCCTTGGCGAAGGCCTCGATGTACTTCTCCGGCTCCACGATCATCAGGTGCACGTCGAGCGGCTTCGTCGCCGCCTTCTTGATGGCCTGCACGATGACCGGGCCCAGGGTGATGTTCGGCACGAAGCGCCCGTCCATCACGTCCACGTGCACCCAGTCCGCGCCCGCGGCCTCCACGGCGCGCACCTCCTCCGCGAGGCGGCCGAAGTCCGAGGAGAGCAGCGACGGGGAGATCAGCACGGGTCGGGTCATGCGCGCCTTCTAGCCGCTCGCCCCGCGCAGCGAAACCACCCTGTGTGCGCGCAGCCAGGCAGCCGGGCCCCCCCTCCCTCGGGGCTCCCGCGCCCTCCGTGCTAGAACCCTCTCTCCCCCCTTCCCGGAGCTCGCCCCGGTGCTCACTCAGCCCGCCGCCGCCCCCGTCCCAGACCTCACCCGGCGCCTGGCCAAGCTCACGTCCATCCTGGACGTGGCCAAGGCGATGAGCGCCGAGCGCGACCTCGAGCTGCTGCTCCCGCTCATCCTCTTCGAGGCGAGCAAGGTGGTGGAGGCGGACCGCTGCTCGCTCTTCATCCTCGACCGCGAGAAGAACGAGCTGTGGAGCAAGGTGGCCCAGGGCGCCAAGAGCGAGATCCGCCTCCCGGTGGGCAGCGGCATCGCGGGCGCGGTCGCGGAGACCGGCGCCGTCATCAACATCCCGGACGCGTACCAGGACGAGCGCTTCAACCGCACCTTCGACATCCAGAGCGGCTACCGCACCACGGCCATCCTCGCGGTCCCCATGCGCGATGCGAACGGGGACGTGACGGGCGTCATCCAGGCGCTCAACAAGCAGGGCGGCGGCACCTTCGACGCCGAGGACGAGGAGCTGCTGCTCGCGCTCGGCTCGCAGGCCGCGGGTGCCATCGAGAACGCGCTGCTGCACGAGGAGATCAACCGCCTCTTCGAGGGCTTCGTCTCCGCCTCCGTCGTCGCCATCGAGTCGCGAGACCCCACCACCGCGGGTCACTCGGGGCGCGTGGCGGACCTCACCGTGGGGCTCGCGCAGGCGCTCGAGCACCTGTCCACCGGCCCCTACGGCGGCACGCGCTTCAGCGGCGTGGAGCTGCAGGAGCTGCGCTACGCGAGCCTCCTGCACGACTTCGGCAAGGTGGGCGTGCGCGAGCCCGTGCTGGTGAAGGCCGAGAAGCTCTACCCGCAGGAGCTCGAGGTGCTCAAGGCGCGCTTCCAGCTCGCGCGCAAGGACGTGCAGCTGCAGAGCTACCGCCGCCGCCTGGAGGCCGTGTCCGTGCGCGGAAACGGCGCGCTCGCGGACATCCACGCCGAGGAGGACGCGCGGCTTGGGCAAGAGCTCGCGCGGCTCGACGAGGTGCTCGACTTCGTCCTCTCCTGCAACCGCCCCACGGTGCTCGCGCAGGGCGGCTTCGAGCGGCTCGCGGAGCTGGGGGCGCAGCGCTTCCAGGACGGCTACGGCCGCGAGCAGCCGCTGCTGCTGCCCGCCGAGGTGCAGTCCCTGAGCATCGCGCGCGGCACCCTGAGCGAGCTGGAGCGCAAGGAGATCGAGAGCCACGTGGAGCACACCTTCCGCTTCCTCTCGCAGATTCCGTGGACGCGCGCGCTGCGGCGCGTGCCGGAGATCGCCTACGCGCACCACGAGAAGCTCAACGGCAAGGGCTACCCGCGCGCGATTCCCGCGGTCACCATCCCCGTGCAGAGCAAGATGATGGCCATCTCGGACATCTACGACGCGCTCACCGCGAAGGACCGCCCCTACAAGAAGGCGGTGCCGCACGCGCTCGCGCTCGACATCCTGGGCAAGGAGGCCTCCGCGGGCCACATCGACGGCGACCTCTTCACCGTCTTCGTGGAGGCGCAGGTGCCCCAGAAGTCGCTCGCCGCGGTGAAGCTCCCGTGAGCGGCCTCGTCGACCAGCTGGTGGACAAGGCAGACCCCGCGCTGCCGCTCCTGCAGTCCTGGGTGAAGGCGGCGGCGCACCCGGTGGAGCTGCTGCCGCCCACGCGCTCGCAGGCGGAGGTCGTGCTGCTCTCGCTCGGCGTGAGCACCCGCTCGGTGCTGGGCACGGTGGCGTACGAGACGGGCGGACTGCTGGTGGGCGGCGGCTGGCTGCGCGTCCTCGGCGCGGGCCACGAGCGGCTGCCGCGCGACCTCGCCGGGTGGAACGGCATCGACGCGTCTCCGCCCGAGCCGCGCCTGCCCGGCGCGCTGCTCGTCGCGGACGACGCCGTGGGCGGCTTCTTCGCGGTGAACGGAGGCCGCTTCAAGGGACCGCACGGCCACGTGCACTACCTCGCGCCGGACACGCTCGCGTGGGAGAGCCTCGAGCGCGGGTACTCGGAGTTCGTCCACTGGGCGCTCACCGGCGACGTGGACGGCTTCTACGAGAACGCGCGCTGGGAGGGATGGGACGCGGACCTGCGCGGCTTGAGCGGCGAGCAGGGCTTCAGCGTGTACCCGCCCCTGTGGGCGCCGCTTCCGGACGGCAGCGTGCGCAGCCGCAAGCCCGCATCCATCGAGGAGCTGTGGAAGGCGCACTCGGCGCCTCCCAAGGGCAACGGCTGAGCCCTCACTCGTAGCGCAGCAGCCGCGCGCCGTAGCTCAGCGTCGGCGCCTGCCCGCGCAGGTGCTGCAGCAGCTCCTGCGTGGGCAGGCCGTTGAACCCGGGCAGCAGCGAAGCGAGTGACTCGCGGGCCTCCTGGGAGAGCACGAGCCGCCCCTCCACGCGCCAGAGGCTGCGCAGCTGCTCCCGGCGGAAGGCCTCGGGCGGTGGTGCGCCGGCGCGCCCGAGCGCCTCGGGCGCGACCTTCAGCACGAGCGAGTCGAAGAGGCGGTTGCCCGAGCTCTCCACCACGGCGGCGTCGAGCAGCGTGCCGTCGCGTCCCTGCGTGAGCTGCAGGGTGAGCGCGAGCAGCGGAGCGCGGGCCATCACAGCGTCGCGCGTCTCGGTGATCTGGATGAGCGCGCGCAGCGCGGTCGACTCGGGAGCGGGGAGCAGCTGCGCCACCTTCTCGCCCTGCGTGGGGCCGCTCGGCGCCGCGAGGCCCGGCGTGCCGGTGCGGCCGTACTCCTCGGCAGCCGCCCGGTAGTTCTGGTTGAACTGCTGCAGCGCCGGCGCGAGCCCCTTGCCGTAGCCCAGCGCCTCGGGCGACGCGGGCGCCGCGGCGGTGAGCCCCGCCTGCAGCGCCTCGCGCACCTGGACGAGGTAGGGGTGCGGAAGGCCTCCGCGGGCGCGCGCGATGGAGAAGGCCTCGTCTCCGAAGCCCTGCAGCCGCGCCTGCACGCGCGCGGCCTCCTCCGCGCGCTGCGCCTCGAGCGAAGGCGTGGGGTCCCCTGGGCGCAGCGTGCGTCCGCCCGAGCGAGGCGCGTCGCCCGCGGCCAGCGGGGCCTGCGGTGCATGCGGCAGCAGGTCCAGCGCGCGCGGCGCGCGGGGCGCGTCGCTCGCGAGCGGCGCCGGCGCCGGGGGCTCGGCGGGGTGCGGCGCGGAGGCCTCGGCTTGCGGCGGCGCCGCTGCGGCACGAGGCGTCGGTGCGTTGGCGGGAGGCGCGCTCGCGGGCGGCAGAGGCGGAATGCGGCGACGAGCAGGGGTGGCGGGCGACGGCGCGGCCCGCTCGACCACCTCGAAGACGAGCGGCGCAGGTGGCTCGGGCACGGCCGTGCGCGGCGGGGCCGGCGTCCTCCACAGCAGGAGGAGCAGCACCGCGTGCACCAGCAGCGAGGCGCCGAGCGCGACCGCAATCCGACGCATCGTGTGGCGACCCCTCGCAGACCTTGCGGCCCTTCAAGCTCTGCGGGGGGCCTTTATTCCAGGGAAACGGGCGCCCTCTCCCAGCGGGAGAGGGAGGAGACGGCTACGCGCCGATGGTGTGCAGGCGCAGGCTGTTGATCTTGCCCGGCTGGCCCACGGGCGCGCCGTACACGATGACGACCTTGTCGCCCTGCAGCGCGAGGCCGCGGCTGAGCAGCTCCTCCTCCACGCGCTTGACCATCATCTCCTGGTCCTGGATGGGCTCGAGCACGCGCGGCACCACGCCCCAGTACAGGGCGACGCGGCGGCGCACCTCCTGGTTGGGGCTGAACGCCACGATGGGCACCGGCGGCCGGTAGTGCGCGAGCAGGCGCGCGGTCACGCCCGAGAGCGTGAAGGCCGCGATGAGCGTGGCCCCCGCCTCCTTCGCCGCGAGGCAGGCCGCCTGCGCGATGACGTCCGGGTTGGTGGCCGGCATCAG
It contains:
- a CDS encoding response regulator transcription factor, whose translation is MPSTLIRVALLEPQALVRELLVMRLRAAGMQVAVAEAHPERLDVALAHAPADVALLCVRAAPGSVELIRGLQARHPRMRLLVVAPDPEPVFIESAWAAGARGVLCRRNHGPAELLRALRTLARGEARLGSELPHVPPIVAARGAMGLLPN
- a CDS encoding PAS domain S-box protein — encoded protein: MSAGDAAIARALSSPEASDQLRLLIDSVQDYEILTLDTHGVITSWNAGAQRLKGWKAEEIIGQHFSRFYPPEDLAWDKPGMELEVAAREGRFEDEGWRVRKDGTRFWANVVITALRDPDGRLRGYGKVTRDFTERKMAEEELRQSEERFRLIVDSVRDYAIFMLDPKGHVATWNQGAQRIKGYSADEIIGSHFSRFYPAEDLAWDKPAMELEVATREGRFEDEGWRIRKDGSRFWANVIITALRDKTGELRGFAKVTRDFTDRKHAEEQRELHTLREAVRARDEFLSVASHELKTPLTPIQLKLSGLLLALHRNPGESPPAARLERDLEMANRQVRKLSDLIEELLDVSRINSGPLRLDPAPMELGALAREVVARYAPQASALGSSVELHCEGPVQGTWDRRRLEQVVTNLLSNAIKYGAGQPIRVEVAQEGTQAVLRVADRGIGILPEHLPRIFDRFVRGVSERNFGGLGLGLFIAHQITEVHGGTIEVQSAPNEGSTFTMRLPPRPPPPAVMSSSAGS
- the rpe gene encoding ribulose-phosphate 3-epimerase, with the protein product MTRPVLISPSLLSSDFGRLAEEVRAVEAAGADWVHVDVMDGRFVPNITLGPVIVQAIKKAATKPLDVHLMIVEPEKYIEAFAKAGADILTVHAETCPHLHRTLQQIRQAGARPAVVLNPSTPLAMVEEVLGDVDMVLLMSVNPGFGGQSFIESTVDKVRRLRGMMDARGVKAHIEVDGGINAETAKRVVEAGADVLVAGSYVFGAKDYAKAIASLRPSK
- a CDS encoding DUF962 domain-containing protein → MKTLVEHLAGYAAYHRDRRNIATHFIGIPMIVLGVQVLMSRTALTVAGLALTPALAASAAALLFYLRLDRRYGAVMALLLGLGLWAASGVAAQAHATWLGTGLGLFVVGWAAQFVGHVFEGRKPAFVDDLVGLLVGPLFVAAEAGFLLGLRTEVQREIEARLSPLPAAGR
- a CDS encoding response regulator yields the protein MATRPLVLISDDEPLIVSSFARNARMFGLDVVSDTTSERVVELARLHKPKVIVLDIHQRVDGRDLLARLKQDPETRDSHVIVLTGVEDQFTRHVCFDLGAVDYEVKPFDSTFLMKVARLAGVDPYVPLAAAHAAPGHTA
- a CDS encoding Crp/Fnr family transcriptional regulator; the protein is MNDERPHASRALLLTGRWFGALPEPLREALLSLARVRTLRAGERLFSRGDPPCGLYCVLEGSIRASGVSESGREALLTLVEPPAWFGEISLFDGQPRTHDAVAEGATRVLQVPQAELLALLAERPEWWRELALLLCHKLRLAFVALEDLSLLPSAARLAHRLVLMAEGYGGLREGERRVLDVSQEQLARMLALSRQTTNQILKDLEARGLVQLTYGRIELRDLAGLRAAAQDALR
- a CDS encoding YciI family protein, encoding MYALALLRYRRPLEEVLLVVDEHRAYLRGLAEKGLLLASGPFDPRSGGALLLRVPDGDVQASLDRIRDGDPFTLRGIAQYELLPWAPTIGKDALDRL
- a CDS encoding VOC family protein: MLKRISHVNLSVDDVEAARRFYGQLLGLEEIPRTEGQRRPGAWFRLGALELHLSHEPAPRNAESKRHVAFEVRDVDALREHLEDAGVPLEEGSPVIGMRRLFARDPAGNRLEFFVRVEAGPRCG
- a CDS encoding DMT family transporter, which translates into the protein MSPARRALFQIHFCVLLWGFTAILGKLITLRALSLVWWRMWIVTAALLLVPRVWRGLRAMSGRLWLAYAGVGAVVSLHWLTFYGAIKLANASVAATCIALAPVFLALVEPYIAGRRFAPRELVLGVAVVPGVALVVGGLSPQMRVGALVGAVSALLVAVFSSLNKRLVEHADPLVVTCVEMGTGALFLTLLTPLMPRDPGVALFPLPSAHDAGLLLLLAIGCTLVPFALSLVALRHLSAFGAQLVVNLEPVYAILLAIPLLGEQRELGPSFYAGVCIILGAVFAEPLLERARKRRTPAAGSTEGSQLGLRE
- a CDS encoding DUF2625 family protein; translated protein: MSGLVDQLVDKADPALPLLQSWVKAAAHPVELLPPTRSQAEVVLLSLGVSTRSVLGTVAYETGGLLVGGGWLRVLGAGHERLPRDLAGWNGIDASPPEPRLPGALLVADDAVGGFFAVNGGRFKGPHGHVHYLAPDTLAWESLERGYSEFVHWALTGDVDGFYENARWEGWDADLRGLSGEQGFSVYPPLWAPLPDGSVRSRKPASIEELWKAHSAPPKGNG
- a CDS encoding HD family phosphohydrolase; its protein translation is MLTQPAAAPVPDLTRRLAKLTSILDVAKAMSAERDLELLLPLILFEASKVVEADRCSLFILDREKNELWSKVAQGAKSEIRLPVGSGIAGAVAETGAVINIPDAYQDERFNRTFDIQSGYRTTAILAVPMRDANGDVTGVIQALNKQGGGTFDAEDEELLLALGSQAAGAIENALLHEEINRLFEGFVSASVVAIESRDPTTAGHSGRVADLTVGLAQALEHLSTGPYGGTRFSGVELQELRYASLLHDFGKVGVREPVLVKAEKLYPQELEVLKARFQLARKDVQLQSYRRRLEAVSVRGNGALADIHAEEDARLGQELARLDEVLDFVLSCNRPTVLAQGGFERLAELGAQRFQDGYGREQPLLLPAEVQSLSIARGTLSELERKEIESHVEHTFRFLSQIPWTRALRRVPEIAYAHHEKLNGKGYPRAIPAVTIPVQSKMMAISDIYDALTAKDRPYKKAVPHALALDILGKEASAGHIDGDLFTVFVEAQVPQKSLAAVKLP